The Bacteroidota bacterium genome includes a region encoding these proteins:
- a CDS encoding SpoIIE family protein phosphatase — translation MKKMNRAFSFCLVFVLYLPVAAQSGFDRMESLPQMLSAENQLLKNYSDSIEKYERSGRTKEALRFVKLYRETKDSIMNSENSKIRTELYSRYETQKKGNEIKLLLKNKLIKEKEIAKQKIILNLVLIGIGVALLLGLLLLGRYRLIRKLNKKLDAQNELVIRKNNLITDSIDYAQRIQQSILPSPEYMKKYFSDVFVIYKPKDIVSGDIYWFREKNNKLWLAAIDCTGHGVPGAMMSMVIYDLLHQCVRLNKIEYPDEILKEVSMGIRQFSASSGETNKIKDGMDIAMCMIDLDTLILRYAGAQNGVYIARGDKIIELSADKVHIGLPEYYDFNFTAHAFQLQKGDSVYLFSDGFVDQKGGQDNRKYYVEPFKQLLLKNSNLSAMDQQKNMEQEFINWKGEGEQIDDIMIIGVII, via the coding sequence ATGAAAAAGATGAACCGGGCCTTCAGCTTTTGTTTAGTATTCGTACTGTATCTTCCTGTTGCTGCTCAATCGGGATTCGACAGGATGGAATCATTACCTCAAATGTTAAGTGCGGAGAATCAATTGCTTAAAAACTACAGTGATTCAATAGAAAAGTACGAACGTTCGGGTAGAACAAAAGAAGCCCTCCGATTTGTTAAATTGTACCGGGAGACAAAAGACAGCATAATGAATTCTGAAAATTCAAAAATAAGAACTGAATTATATTCCAGATATGAGACACAAAAGAAAGGAAATGAAATAAAGTTGCTTTTAAAAAACAAGTTGATTAAGGAGAAAGAGATAGCAAAACAAAAAATAATCTTGAACTTAGTATTGATCGGAATAGGGGTGGCGCTATTATTAGGACTTTTACTCCTGGGCCGTTACAGGCTTATCAGAAAGCTTAATAAGAAACTCGATGCCCAGAATGAATTGGTTATACGAAAAAACAATCTTATAACCGATAGCATTGATTATGCACAACGTATACAACAATCTATTTTGCCATCACCGGAGTATATGAAAAAATATTTTTCAGATGTGTTTGTTATCTATAAACCAAAGGATATTGTAAGTGGTGATATCTATTGGTTCCGGGAGAAAAATAATAAACTATGGCTGGCAGCCATTGATTGCACGGGACACGGCGTTCCGGGTGCGATGATGTCTATGGTAATATATGACCTGTTGCATCAATGTGTAAGGCTAAACAAAATTGAATACCCGGATGAAATATTAAAGGAAGTCAGTATGGGTATCAGACAATTCTCCGCTTCTTCCGGAGAAACCAATAAGATCAAAGATGGTATGGATATAGCCATGTGTATGATCGATCTTGATACATTGATACTAAGATATGCCGGTGCTCAAAATGGTGTATACATAGCCCGGGGCGATAAGATCATTGAACTAAGCGCTGATAAGGTACACATTGGACTTCCGGAGTATTATGATTTTAATTTCACTGCACATGCGTTTCAATTACAAAAGGGAGATTCGGTCTATTTGTTCAGCGACGGGTTTGTCGACCAGAAAGGTGGTCAGGATAACAGGAAGTATTACGTAGAACCATTTAAACAATTACTTCTTAAAAACAGTAATCTGTCTGCAATGGATCAACAGAAAAATATGGAGCAGGAGTTTATAAACTGGAAAGGTGAGGGAGAGCAGATCGATGATATTATGATAATAGGAGTAATAATATAA
- a CDS encoding transketolase — protein sequence MPSVPELEKTCSQVRRDIVRMVHAVNSGHPGASLGCTEFFVSLYFSIMKHNPEKFNMDGIGEDLFFLSNGHISPVWYSVLARSGYFNVTELATFRKLNSRLQGHPATHEGLPGIRVASGSLGQGLSVAIGAALAKKLNKDTNLVYTLHGDGELQEGQIWEAVMFAAANKVDNLISTVDWNGRQIDGDVDHVLPLGDLKAKWQAFGWDVLEMNGNKVQEVLNTIKVAQQHTGKGKPVVILMKTEMGQGVDYMVGSHKWHGVAPNDEQLAKALAQLPETLGDY from the coding sequence ATGCCATCTGTTCCCGAATTAGAAAAGACCTGTTCACAGGTCAGAAGAGATATTGTACGCATGGTTCATGCTGTAAATTCAGGTCACCCCGGCGCTTCATTAGGCTGCACTGAATTTTTTGTGAGCCTTTATTTCAGTATCATGAAGCATAATCCAGAGAAATTCAACATGGATGGCATTGGAGAAGACCTTTTTTTTCTTTCCAATGGTCACATCTCACCTGTATGGTACAGTGTTTTGGCCCGTTCCGGATATTTTAATGTAACGGAACTTGCTACGTTTCGCAAGCTGAATAGCCGTTTGCAAGGCCACCCTGCAACGCATGAAGGTCTCCCGGGGATACGTGTTGCATCGGGTTCACTCGGACAAGGTTTATCAGTTGCCATTGGGGCTGCATTGGCAAAAAAATTAAACAAGGATACTAACCTGGTATACACTTTGCATGGTGATGGTGAACTGCAGGAAGGACAGATATGGGAAGCCGTAATGTTCGCAGCTGCGAATAAGGTTGATAACCTGATCTCAACAGTTGACTGGAATGGAAGGCAGATTGATGGCGATGTTGACCATGTTCTGCCTTTGGGCGACTTAAAAGCAAAATGGCAGGCTTTTGGATGGGATGTATTGGAAATGAATGGCAATAAGGTACAAGAAGTGCTTAACACAATAAAAGTTGCTCAACAACATACCGGAAAAGGTAAACCTGTCGTTATACTAATGAAGACGGAGATGGGACAAGGCGTTGATTATATGGTTGGAAGTCATAAATGGCACGGGGTTGCTCCTAATGATGAACAATTGGCCAAAGCGTTGGCGCAGCTTCCCGAAACATTAGGAGATTATTGA
- a CDS encoding VWA domain-containing protein, translating to MKTRIVNLLGIFIIFSSSFHVNAQNKKKQSITTPAEKPTTRILFVFDASYSMFGQWQSGMKMDIAKRMLGEFVDSLKSYDHLEIAFRAYGHQHSLRPQRDCKDTKLEVPFSSDLRGNITAIKRKLSDIVPRGTTPIAYTLEQCGDDFPSAGSPNVRNIIILITDGIEECDGDPCAVSLMLQKKGIILKPFVIGVGLDENFKNAFGCIGKFYDASNEESFKNILNIVISQALNNTTAQVNLLDQIGKPSETDVNMTFYDEHSGVIRYNYIHTINNKGVPDTLIIDPKGLEVHCAQTR from the coding sequence TTGAAAACGAGAATAGTCAATCTACTTGGTATTTTTATTATTTTCAGCTCTTCCTTTCATGTAAATGCTCAGAATAAGAAAAAGCAAAGTATAACCACACCCGCCGAAAAACCAACTACACGTATACTTTTTGTTTTCGATGCTTCCTATAGCATGTTTGGTCAATGGCAAAGCGGGATGAAGATGGATATTGCCAAACGAATGCTTGGTGAATTTGTGGACAGCTTAAAATCGTATGATCACCTGGAGATAGCGTTCAGAGCATACGGACATCAACACAGCCTCCGTCCCCAGCGCGACTGCAAGGACACAAAACTTGAAGTTCCTTTTAGCAGTGACCTGCGAGGTAACATTACTGCCATCAAACGAAAGTTGAGTGATATTGTACCAAGGGGAACAACGCCTATCGCCTACACACTTGAACAATGCGGCGATGACTTTCCATCGGCAGGCAGCCCTAATGTCAGGAACATTATTATTTTAATTACCGATGGAATAGAAGAATGCGATGGCGATCCCTGTGCGGTTTCACTTATGCTGCAGAAAAAGGGAATCATTCTGAAACCATTTGTAATAGGTGTTGGCCTGGATGAAAATTTTAAAAATGCGTTTGGCTGTATTGGTAAATTTTACGATGCGTCCAACGAAGAGAGTTTTAAAAATATCCTGAACATAGTTATTTCGCAGGCACTCAACAATACCACCGCTCAGGTGAACCTGCTCGATCAGATAGGTAAGCCAAGCGAAACTGATGTAAACATGACCTTTTATGATGAGCATTCCGGTGTAATAAGATACAATTATATACATACCATAAATAACAAAGGTGTTCCCGATACATTGATTATTGATCCCAAAGGCCTTGAAGTGCATTGTGCGCAAACGCGGTGA
- the xerD gene encoding site-specific tyrosine recombinase XerD has product MDWRAYINGFGSYLKLEKSLSSNSVEAYIHDVNKLFQFLTLQSLDLMPDKVDLTLLQKFIKWVNELGMTATSQARMISGIKAFYRYLLMENIIKSDPTHLLEAPGLARKLPDVLTADDINGIIDAVDLSSGQGPRNKAMLETLYSCGLRVSELVNLRVSNLFLNENFVKVIGKGDKERLVPIGSVAIKQIVIYKNEVRCHIKPVKSCEDILFLNRRGGKLTRVMVFTIIKQLAHKISLKKHISPHTFRHSFATHLIEGGADLRAVQEMLGHESITTTEIYTHIDRQYLRDTIIQFHPRS; this is encoded by the coding sequence GTGGACTGGAGAGCCTATATAAACGGATTTGGATCGTATCTGAAATTGGAAAAATCACTTTCTTCCAATTCAGTTGAGGCCTATATACATGATGTGAATAAACTGTTTCAGTTTCTGACCTTGCAGTCACTTGATCTCATGCCCGATAAAGTTGACCTCACTTTGCTGCAAAAGTTCATTAAGTGGGTAAATGAACTGGGCATGACTGCAACGAGCCAGGCCCGCATGATTTCAGGGATAAAAGCATTTTACAGGTATTTACTGATGGAGAACATTATTAAATCCGATCCCACGCACTTGCTTGAAGCCCCCGGGTTGGCGCGTAAGCTGCCGGATGTTCTAACAGCGGATGATATTAATGGAATTATTGATGCGGTCGATCTTAGCAGCGGGCAGGGGCCGCGAAATAAAGCCATGTTGGAAACACTTTACAGCTGCGGGCTTCGTGTATCAGAACTTGTAAATCTCAGGGTGTCAAATTTGTTTTTGAACGAAAATTTCGTGAAAGTGATCGGTAAAGGGGATAAAGAGCGCCTCGTGCCCATAGGAAGTGTTGCAATTAAACAGATAGTGATTTATAAGAATGAGGTTAGATGCCATATAAAACCAGTGAAAAGTTGTGAAGATATATTATTTTTGAACCGTAGAGGAGGGAAACTTACCAGGGTAATGGTGTTTACCATAATTAAACAACTAGCGCATAAAATAAGTTTGAAAAAGCATATCAGCCCACATACATTCCGGCATTCGTTTGCCACTCACCTGATCGAGGGAGGTGCTGATCTGAGAGCTGTTCAGGAAATGCTGGGTCACGAATCGATCACAACGACAGAAATTTACACACATATTGATCGTCAATATCTCAGAGACACGATCATCCAATTCCACCCGAGATCATAA
- a CDS encoding transketolase family protein, with the protein MKKYNPTEKKDTRSGFGAGLHELGKKNPNVVALCADLTGSLKMDAFLKDFPERFVQVGIAEANMMGIAAGLTIGGKIPFTGTFANFSTGRVYDQIRQSIAYSGKNVKICASHAGLTLGEDGATHQILEDIGMMKMLPGMVVINPCDYNQTKAATIAIADHEGPVYLRFGRPSVPIFTPADQKFEIGKAIMLNEGADVSIFATGHLVWKAIQACEQLETKGISAEIINIHTIKPLDEKAVLQSVRKTKCVVTCEEHQENGGLGDSIAQVLAKHAPTPIELVAVKDSFGESGTPDELMVKYGLDTVNIVEAALKVIGRKG; encoded by the coding sequence ATGAAAAAATACAACCCAACTGAAAAGAAAGACACCCGTTCCGGCTTTGGAGCAGGATTGCATGAACTTGGAAAAAAGAATCCGAACGTTGTTGCGCTTTGTGCCGACCTTACGGGCTCTTTAAAAATGGATGCCTTCCTGAAAGACTTTCCAGAACGATTTGTGCAAGTTGGTATTGCAGAGGCCAACATGATGGGAATTGCTGCCGGTCTTACTATTGGCGGTAAAATTCCTTTTACCGGAACGTTTGCCAACTTTTCCACAGGCCGGGTGTATGACCAGATACGTCAATCCATTGCTTACTCCGGTAAAAATGTAAAAATATGCGCTTCTCATGCCGGACTTACTCTTGGCGAAGATGGCGCCACACACCAGATTTTGGAAGATATTGGCATGATGAAAATGCTTCCAGGTATGGTTGTGATAAACCCCTGTGATTATAATCAAACCAAAGCGGCCACTATTGCTATTGCCGACCATGAAGGCCCGGTTTACCTTCGTTTTGGCCGTCCTTCTGTACCCATTTTCACCCCTGCCGATCAAAAATTCGAGATTGGCAAAGCGATAATGTTAAATGAAGGCGCTGATGTAAGCATCTTTGCCACAGGACACTTGGTATGGAAAGCTATACAAGCCTGTGAACAACTGGAAACAAAAGGGATAAGTGCTGAAATAATAAATATACATACCATTAAACCTTTAGACGAAAAAGCAGTCTTACAAAGTGTACGCAAAACAAAATGTGTGGTTACGTGTGAAGAACACCAGGAAAATGGAGGTTTAGGTGATAGTATCGCACAGGTACTGGCTAAACATGCTCCAACTCCTATTGAGCTTGTTGCGGTTAAAGACAGCTTTGGCGAAAGCGGAACACCCGATGAACTGATGGTCAAATATGGACTTGACACGGTTAATATTGTTGAGGCGGCGTTGAAGGTTATTGGAAGAAAGGGTTAA
- a CDS encoding sigma-70 family RNA polymerase sigma factor, translating to MQDYSDKELLDQFRNEATRNYAFNLLVRKYQKKLYWHIRRIVIDHDDANDVIQNTFIKVWKALDNFKEDSQLYTWLYRIATNESLTFLKQKKAFVSFDDVSHGLSNSLQEDSFFKGDEIQKRLQLAILTLPEKQRIVFNMKYFDEIKYEEMALVLDTSVGALKASYHHAVKKIEECIKKGV from the coding sequence ATGCAAGATTATTCAGATAAAGAATTATTAGATCAATTCCGTAACGAGGCAACCCGAAACTATGCCTTTAACCTGCTTGTACGCAAATACCAGAAGAAATTATACTGGCATATCCGCAGGATTGTGATCGACCACGATGATGCAAACGATGTTATTCAAAACACCTTTATTAAAGTCTGGAAAGCACTTGATAATTTTAAAGAAGACTCTCAACTATATACGTGGCTTTATCGAATCGCTACCAATGAATCCCTTACGTTTTTGAAGCAAAAAAAGGCATTCGTGTCCTTTGATGATGTTTCTCATGGACTTTCCAACTCGTTGCAGGAAGATAGTTTTTTTAAAGGAGATGAGATTCAAAAGCGCCTTCAGCTAGCTATACTAACACTTCCGGAGAAACAACGTATTGTATTCAATATGAAGTACTTTGACGAAATTAAATATGAAGAAATGGCATTGGTACTGGATACCTCTGTCGGAGCGCTTAAGGCATCATATCATCATGCGGTTAAAAAGATAGAAGAATGCATCAAAAAAGGTGTATAA
- the aroQ gene encoding type II 3-dehydroquinate dehydratase, which translates to MKLIIINGPNLNLLGVREESIYGKETFESYFSKLKSKYSTVELLYYQSNVEGELINKLHETGFSFDGILLNAGGYTHTSVALADAIAAIKTPVIEVHISNIFAREEFRHKSLIAPNCKGSISGFGLDSYRLAIESFMK; encoded by the coding sequence ATGAAGCTCATTATAATAAACGGTCCTAATCTGAATTTATTAGGTGTTCGTGAAGAATCAATTTACGGGAAGGAGACTTTTGAAAGCTATTTCAGTAAACTTAAATCCAAGTATTCAACCGTTGAATTGTTATACTACCAGAGCAATGTTGAAGGCGAACTGATAAACAAACTTCATGAAACCGGGTTTTCATTTGATGGAATACTTTTAAACGCAGGTGGTTATACACATACTTCTGTAGCGCTTGCCGATGCAATTGCTGCTATAAAAACGCCCGTCATTGAAGTTCACATTTCAAATATTTTTGCACGGGAGGAGTTCAGGCACAAATCGCTTATTGCTCCAAATTGTAAAGGAAGTATTTCCGGATTTGGCCTGGATTCATACAGGCTTGCCATAGAAAGCTTCATGAAATAA
- a CDS encoding tetratricopeptide repeat protein translates to MGRLIVFSLLLVCLRVSADNIVKRIDSLKALMVHADDTTKIRLLNNIAKVFDRETFDHDSAAFYAKASIEFQKRINTPLQYIISANVLAHHYFILGNTDSSLAISYRGLGLAEKFWDIDHKYLLLRTIANTYNFIGKTEFALDYYLKALSVAEQNKDSLRISESYSSIGNFYINNNNFDLAQQSHRASLAILLSMYGSDSVSFKHRYLANAYSNLGSLMIRYYTNKLKPIAYVDSALFYFNKGIYIVRKIDDKLRLLNLLINTSDAYNIKGNYINAIDLLMEASDEIARTPNNYLNVCIWINLGDAYRGLNNINVSLQYLQKALELAKGSKLNNDITSEAYHSFAKTYEKAGRYNEAYENYKTYSEIKDTILNFQSAEAISEMLARYETSKKDAEILLLTKDSELKQQEIGRQKSVRNIVLFGLLLITVLSFLLLGRYRITKRLNNELDKMNSLIYNKNRLIMDSIDYAERIQRLILPPMETVCRHLADSFVVYIPKDVISGDTYWFTKQENIFLLTAIDCTGHGVPGALMSMVAYNLLNRSVGTGEKPDAVSVITNMNKGLKNFLARPVERSSVRDGMDIAVCSIDLNTLQLTFAGAQNSVYIVRKRELTELKAENVSMGDPVYFDHIFSGQVVQLNKGDWVYLFTDGYADQKGGPNNKKFYYQPFKEMITGMNDLNGTQQKKNLEDVFYKWKERNEQVDDVLVIGIKI, encoded by the coding sequence ATGGGCAGGTTAATTGTATTTTCTTTGTTATTAGTTTGTTTAAGAGTTTCTGCGGACAATATCGTTAAACGTATTGACAGCCTGAAAGCGCTTATGGTGCATGCTGATGATACCACAAAGATCAGGCTCCTGAATAATATAGCTAAAGTTTTTGATCGTGAAACTTTTGATCATGATTCTGCTGCATTTTATGCCAAAGCCTCTATCGAATTTCAAAAGCGAATTAATACCCCCCTTCAGTATATAATTTCAGCCAATGTTCTCGCACATCATTATTTTATACTTGGGAATACTGACTCCTCGCTTGCCATTTCGTATCGTGGACTGGGCCTTGCGGAAAAATTTTGGGATATTGATCATAAATATCTCTTATTAAGAACTATTGCAAATACATATAATTTTATTGGGAAAACTGAATTTGCTTTAGACTACTACCTGAAGGCTTTATCCGTTGCAGAACAAAATAAGGATAGCCTTAGGATAAGTGAATCATATTCTTCGATCGGAAATTTTTATATTAATAATAATAATTTTGATCTTGCCCAGCAGTCTCACCGGGCCAGCCTGGCTATTCTTCTATCCATGTACGGATCCGATTCGGTTTCGTTTAAGCATAGATACCTGGCAAACGCTTATTCAAACCTTGGCAGTTTGATGATAAGGTATTATACCAATAAGCTAAAACCAATAGCGTATGTTGATTCTGCATTATTTTATTTTAACAAAGGGATCTATATTGTCAGAAAGATAGATGACAAACTTCGTCTTCTCAACCTTTTGATAAACACATCCGATGCCTATAATATTAAGGGAAATTATATAAATGCGATCGACCTCTTAATGGAAGCCTCTGATGAAATTGCAAGAACTCCGAACAATTATCTGAATGTGTGTATATGGATAAACCTGGGCGATGCATACCGTGGACTTAATAATATAAATGTTTCACTTCAGTATTTGCAGAAAGCCCTTGAATTGGCTAAAGGGTCAAAACTCAATAATGATATAACAAGTGAAGCGTACCATAGTTTTGCCAAAACCTATGAAAAGGCCGGCAGATATAATGAAGCGTATGAAAATTATAAGACATACAGTGAAATTAAAGACACTATTCTTAATTTTCAGAGTGCGGAAGCTATCTCTGAAATGCTTGCCAGGTATGAGACAAGCAAAAAGGATGCAGAGATACTGCTTCTTACAAAGGACAGCGAACTTAAGCAGCAGGAGATAGGAAGGCAAAAGAGTGTAAGGAATATTGTGTTGTTTGGACTGCTTCTGATAACAGTCTTGTCGTTTTTATTGCTTGGACGGTATAGAATAACCAAACGATTGAATAATGAGCTGGATAAAATGAATTCCTTGATTTACAATAAGAACCGGCTTATTATGGACAGTATTGACTATGCTGAACGAATACAGCGGCTCATTCTTCCTCCGATGGAAACAGTTTGCCGCCATCTCGCAGATTCATTTGTTGTATATATTCCGAAAGATGTGATCAGCGGTGATACTTATTGGTTTACAAAACAGGAAAATATTTTTTTGCTGACTGCCATCGATTGTACCGGACATGGAGTGCCGGGAGCCTTGATGTCAATGGTGGCTTATAATTTATTAAACCGTTCGGTTGGTACGGGTGAAAAGCCTGATGCTGTTTCGGTAATAACTAATATGAACAAAGGGTTGAAAAATTTTTTAGCGCGTCCTGTTGAAAGATCCAGTGTCAGGGACGGTATGGATATAGCCGTTTGCAGCATCGATCTGAATACATTGCAATTAACTTTTGCAGGCGCTCAGAATTCGGTTTACATTGTTCGTAAACGGGAATTGACTGAACTTAAAGCTGAAAACGTTTCTATGGGTGACCCTGTCTATTTCGATCATATTTTTTCGGGTCAGGTTGTGCAGCTAAATAAAGGTGATTGGGTATATCTGTTTACAGATGGATATGCTGACCAGAAAGGCGGACCGAATAATAAGAAATTTTATTATCAGCCGTTCAAGGAGATGATAACCGGTATGAATGATTTGAACGGAACACAGCAAAAAAAGAACCTGGAAGACGTTTTTTATAAATGGAAAGAACGGAATGAGCAGGTGGATGATGTTTTAGTGATTGGAATAAAGATCTAG